CGGCGCTGGTGCTCGGCCTGGTACCGGCATCGGTCGGCCACGCAGCCGACCAGCCGGGTCCCGGCGACCAGACCAGCGGCAGCGGCCGGACCAGCGGCGGCGAACCGTCGCAGGCCGACATCGACCGGGTCATGGACGAGGTGCGCGACGAGCTCGCGGAGTCCAGCGAGGCCATGGTCCGAGCGGCCGCCGACCTGCGGCTGGCCGATTCCGCCCTCCCGGGGGCCCAGGCGACGGCTGATCACGCCCGGCAGCTGCTCGCCCAGGCCAGGCGCCGGGCCGACGCCGCGGCTCGGGCACGGGGCACCGCACAGGTGCGCCTCATGCTCAGCTCGCAGACCGCCGAGGAGTCCGCGGCCCACGTCGCCGAGCAGCGCGCCGAGATCGGCCGGCTCGCGCGGGCGGCCTACCAGGGCGGCGGGTCGATGGGCGACATGTCGATGCTGCTCGAGGCGCGCTCCCCTGCCGACTTCGCCGAGCGGCTGGTCAGCCTGCAGACGATCGTCAACAGCCAACGGAGCATGCTCGACGACCTGGTCGACGTCCAGGAGAGCTTCGGCTCGCAGACCGAGGACCTCGAGGCGGTGCGCGACCAGCTGGCCGCCGCCGACGCCCGCGCCCAGCGCGAGCTGGCCGCCGTCACCGAGCTCGAGGCCCGGGCCCGCGCCGCCGAGGACCAGGTGGGCCGGCTGGTCGCCGCGCGCGAAGCCGCGCTCGCCGCCGCGAAGGCCGCGCAGGCCGAGGAGGACGCGGCGCACGCCCGCCGCGACAGCGTGTCCAGCGAGCTGTCCGCCGAGCTTGCAGCCCGCGCACGCGCCGAGGCCGGCCCCGGCGGCGGCCGCGACGGCTCGACGGTCCCGGCCCGGGCGGGCACCCTGTCCTGGCCGGTCCGGGGCCGGATCTCCTCGCCGTTCGGCATGCGGGTGCACCCCATCACCGGCGTCTACAAGCTGCACACCGGCACCGACCTGAGCGCGGCCTGCGGCACCCCGATCCGGGCCGCCCGGGACGGCGTCGTCGTCGCGGCCGGCTGGAACAGCGCCTACGGCTGGCGGACCGTCGTCTCGCACGGCGCGGTCGACGGGGTCCTCCTCACGACGACCTACAACCACCAGACCCGGCTGGGCACGACCGTCGGGGCCAAGGTAGGCACCGGCCAGGTCATCGGGACGGTCGGCTCGACCGGCTACTCCACCGGCTGCCACCTGCACTTCGAGCTCTACGTCAACGCTTCCCTCGTCGACCCGGAGCCCTGGCTGCCGGCGCACTGACGCCGCTCGGGCGTCGACGCCGGTCAGGCCCGGTCGCGGCTCACGCTCACCGGAGCAGCACCTCGTGGTCCCGGGCGAAGGGCGCGAGATCCTCGGGCGGGAGCACCGGGCCGTCCTCGGACCGCGGGCTGACCGGTGCCACCTGGCTGCGGAAGCAGGCCACCGCGTCCGCCTTCGCGCTGCGGGTCGAGCCGTCGAGGTCCACCCGCACCGCCCGCTCCCACGGCACCCGGGCGTCACCGGGCCGGGCCCAGTGCCGGGCCCAGACCGGGTACTCGAGGACGTGACGGCTCACCGGCCGGACGGCCGCGCCCGCCGCCTCGTGGTCGGGGTGGCCGTCGCCGTGGCGCCAGCACCAGGTCGCCGGGTGCACGACGCACCGCACCCGGCGGACCAGGTCGCCGGCGGCCTCGGCGAGCCCGCCGTCCGGCAGCCCCAGCCTCGCGGTCGGTCGCCCAGACGAACCGCAGCCTGGCTCCGAGCGCGGCCAGCAGGCTGACCAGCCCCCCGAGGCCGAGCACCTGGTCGTCCGGGTGCGCGGCGAGGACGACGACCGGACGGTCGCACAGGTCCGCCGGCTGCAGCCGGGACCACCTGCCCGGCACGGCCCACTCCTGCCAGGCCGCCTCGGGCGTGCCGGTCGACGGCTCGATCAAGGTCACGACCGCGTCGAGATGGTCGACCGGGAGCCGCGCCGCCATGCTCGCCGCGCACCGGGCTGGACCGCCGGAAATCTTCCGGCGCTCCCGATCGTTCGGACAGGTGTCACCAGCACGAAGGGACCGCATTGACCCAGCTGCCTCTGTCCCGCTCCTCCACCGACGACTCCCGACCCACCCCCCTGCGCAGCACGAGCGACAGCGCCGCCGACACGCTCGACACCACCACGCTCGACACCACCACGCTCGACACAGCTACGCTCGACACAGCTACGCTCGACACCGAGGTCGTCGAGGACGAGGTCGGCACCCCCGACCTGGTCCGGCTCTACCTCGACGAGATCGGCCGCTCGCCGCTGCTCGACGCGGCGTCCGAGGTCGACCTGGCCCAGCGCATCGAGGCCGGGCTGTACGCGCGGCACCTGCGCGACGGGCTCGACACGCTAGGCGGGCGCCGGGCGGTGAAGCTGCAGGCCGCCCGCAAGGTGGCCAGCAGCGCCGAGCTCGACCGGCTCGCCGAGGACGGCGAGCTGGCCAAGCGCGCCTTCATCCGGGCCAACCTGCGCCTGGTCGTCTCGCTGGCCCGCCGATACAGCCGGGCCTCCATGCCGCTGCTCGACCTGATCCAGGAGGGCAACGTCGGCCTGGTCCGCGCGGTCGAGAAGTTCGACTACGCGCGCGGCTACAAGTTCTCCACCTACGCCACCTGGTGGATCCGGCAGGCCATCGGCCGGGCGATCGCCGAGCAGAGCCGCACCGTGCGGCTCCCGGTGCACCAGGTGGAGAAGCTCAGCCGGCTCTCCCGCACCCGGCGTGACCTCGGGGCCTCGCTGGGCCGCGACGCCACCGACGCCGAGGTGGCCGAGGAGCTCGGCATCACGGTGGAGGCCATCGCCGACCTCGACGCGATCTCCCGCACCCCGGCCAGCCTCGACGCCCTGGTGGGCGAGGACGGGGGGACGACCCTCGGCGACCTGGTCGACGCGGCCGACCCCGGGCCTGAGGACCTCGTCGTCGACCGGGCCACCCGCGGCGCGGTCATCGATCTGGTCGACCGGCTCACCGACCGCGAGGCCGAGGTGATCCGGTGCCGCTACGGGATGGTCCCCGGCCCGAAGCAGACCTACGAGCAGATCGCCGCCCGCCTCGGCGTCTCCCGGGAGCGGGTCCGCCAGATCGAGCGCGAGGCGCTCGATCACCTGCGGGACTGGGTGGCCGAGACCGCCTGACCCTGGCTACCGGATGGTCGGTGCACCGGGCACCGGATCGACCGGGTCGACCGGGCCGTGGTGCGGGCAGGTCTCCATCGCGGGTGCGCCGACGGCGCAGTGGTGATGGTGGTGGCCCGCCACCGGCTCGGTCGGTCCGCGCCCTGCTGCCGGAGACGGTGCCGACGGGGTCCGCACGGTGGCCGCGGCGAGGGCGGCGCCGGCCAGCAGCAGCCCGGCGCAGACCGTCATCGCGGTCCGGTAGGCGGGCAGCAGCAGCACCGGATCAGCGTAGGCCTCGCCGTCCAGCCCGGCCACCAGCGGCAGGCTCGCCACCGCGAGCAGCCCGGCCACCCGGGCCACCGCGTTGTTGACCCCGCTCGCCAGGCCGGCGTGCCGGTCCGGCGCCGCCGCGAGCACCGTGGCGGTCAGCGGGGCCACCGTCAACGCAAGGCCGAGGCCGAAGAGCGACGCCGTGGGGAGCACCTGCGCGACGTACGACACGTCCTCGTCGAACGACGCCATGATCAGCACCGCCACCCCGGCCAGCGCCGGGCCGACCGTCATCGGCAGCCGAGGCCCGATCCGGGTCGAGAGCGCCCCGACCCTGGCCGACAGGGCAAGCATCAGCAGCGTCACCGGCAGCAGCGCCGCCCCCGCGGCGATGGGCGAGAACCCCGCCACCACCTGCAGGGCCAGCACGAGGAACAGGAAGACGCCGCCGAGGGCGCCGTAGACCAGGAACGTCACGGCGTTGGTGGAGCGGAACAGCGGCGAGGCGAAGATGTCGAGCGGCAGCATCGGCTCCCGCGCGGCGTGCTCCCGCCAGCCGAAGAGACCCATGCCGGCCACCCCGAGCAGCAGCCCGCCGACGACCGCCGGCGAGCCGGGTCCCTGCTCCTGCCAGGCGATCAGGCCGAAGGTCAGCAGGCCGAGCCCGGCCGCGCCGAGCGCCGCTCCAGGCAGGTCGAGCGACCTGGCCGCCGCCGGGTCGCGGCTCTCAGGCACGTGGCGCAGGGTCACCAGGACAACGACGACCGCGAGCGGCAGGTTGAGCAGGAAGACCCAGCGCCAGCCGGCGTGCTCCACCAGCCAGCCGCCGACGAAGGGGCCGGCCGCGCCGGCGGTCCCGGCCAGCCCGGACCAGGCGCCGATCGCCCGCGCCCGGTCCTCGAGGCGGAACGACGACTGCAGGATCGCCAGGCTGCCTGGCGTCAGCAGGGCGCCGCCGGCACCCTGGACGGCGCGGGCCACCGACAGCGTCACGACGTCGGTCGCCAGCGCGCAGCCCAGCGAGGCGACGGCGAACCACACGACTCCGAGGACGAAGACCCGTCGCCGGCCGAACCGGTCGCCCAGCGAGCCGCCGAGCAGGATCAGCGCCGCGAGGGTCAGCGTGTAGGCGTTCACCGTCCACTGCAGCCCGGCGATCCCGGCGTCGAGGTCCTCGCCGATCCGCGGCAGCGCGACGTTGACGACCGTGGAGTCGAGGAAGGCCATCCCGGAGCCCAGCACGGTGGCGAGCAGCACCCACCGCCCCCGCGCCTCGTCGAGGGTGAGCCCGCGCACCTCGCCCATGGAGAGGCAGTCTGGCCCTTGGGCCGGCAGCAGTGCCCGGGGCCCTGACGCCACGCGGTGCGCCTGCGGCGTCGCCGACGCCCGGGCTGGCAGGCTGGCCGGGTGCGCAAGCTCCTGGTGCTCCTCGGCGTGGCCTGGGTGGGCGTCACTCTCGGCGCGGCCTGGCTGGCCGTCGACCAGACCGTTCCCTACGACCTGTCCTTCCTCGACTCGCCGGGCGCCGACGACATGGTCGGCGAGGACTGGCTCTACGGCTGGGGCACCGGGCTCGCGGCCCCTCTGGCAGCCGTCGCGGCCGGCGCCGTGCTGACGGTGCTGGCCAGCATGGACGGGGCGGCCGGCCGGCTCGGCGCGTTCCTGCTCGCCGTGCTCGGCGGCCTCTCGGTCGCCTACATGCTGGCCAACGACCCGGTGCACGACCTGCTGCGCGACCGCTCGGAGGAGCCGGTGCAGACCGCGCTCGTCGCGGCGACGATGGTGCTCGGCGCGCTGCTGGTGCTGGTCGGCTTCACGACCTGGCTGACCGCGCCGCGCGAGCGCTACGTCGACTGACCCCGCACCCGCACCGCGTCGACGACGGCCGTCGTCACCCCGCTGCCGAGCACCGTCAGCCGCACGAGGCGGGCCGGGCGGTCCCTGACGTCGTACGTCTCGAAGCCGCTCCAGCCGCCGCTGCTGACCGCCGACCGGCCCCGCACCCAGCGGCGGCCGGCGACCGACGTGTCGACCCGGAACCGGACGGCCGGCACCGCGTCGCCGGGGTCGGTCACTGCGTCGGCCCAGCGCACAGAGACGCCGGAGACGGCGCGGGTCCGGCCGAGGTCGAGCACCCGGGTCGCCGGCCCCGGGTCGCGGCGGCCGGCGACTCGGAGCACCGGGCGCGGTGACCCTAGGAGCTGGTCGCGCTGCACCGCCTCGAGCAGGTAGAGGTCGGCGTAGGACGTGCCGGCGTCCGGGTGCTCGGGGCTGTGCCGCACGTGGCGGAGCAGCGCCGGGGTGGCGCGGCCGGTCGCGAGGTACGCCGGTCCGGTCAGGGCGCTCAGGATGCGCCGGCCGGCCCGGGTCCAGGCCGCCCGCAGCCCGGGGTCCGGGTCGAGCCGGGCCAGCTCGAGCAGCCCGGAGGAGAGGACGGCAGCGGCCGAGGCGTCCCGCGGCGACGTCGCGGCCGAGTCCCACGCCGGCACACCGTCGGCGGGCAGGAGCGCCAGCGCCCAGCCGGCCGTGGCGCGCGCGGCGGCGAGCATCGCCGGGTCGTGGCCCTCGCGCCACACGGTGGTGAAGCCGTGCACCGCCCAGGACTGGCCGCGCGCCCAGGTCGACGAGTCGCGCAGGCCCTGCACGGTGCCGGCCCAGCGCACCTCGCCGGTGCGCTCGTCGAGCCGGGCGACGTGCACCGTGCTGCCGTCGGGGCGGACCAGGAGTCGGGCGACCGTGGCGGCGTGGGCCAGCGCGGTCGCCCGCCAGCTCGCGGCCGCGGGGTCGGACGCGCGGTCGGCGGCGGCGAGCAGCAGCTCGAGGTTGACCATGCTGTCGACGATCACGGTCACCTCGCCGGGCGGGCCGTCCCAGCTGCGCAGCGCGTACGCGGCCGGCACCCAACGGGCGGCCAGGGAGGCCGCCGCCCGGTCGAGGACGGCCGCGTCGGCGGTGCGGCCGCGCAGCCGGACGCCACGACCGAAACCGGTCTGCAGCAGGAAGCCAAGGTCGTGGGCCGCGGTGTCGGCGGCGCGCGGGGCGAGGGCGCGCTGGCGGCGGACGGCGAGGCGGGCCCAGGCCGGGCGACCGGTCAGCTCGTACGCCGTCCAGAGCTCGCCAGGGTGGAAGCCGGCCAGCCAGCCGGCCCACGGACCCTCGGTGCGCCACCGCCCGTCGGCGGCCACGGTCGGGAAGCGGCCGGCGGGCAGCGCCGCCTCGGTGCGGGCCAGCCGTTGCAGCGCGAGCGTCCGGGCCCGCCGCAGCCGGACCTCGGCCGAGGCCTCGACGGCCGTCGCCCAGCCGGCCGTCGCCCCGACGGCCGCCCCCCTCACCACCGGGGCGACGGGCACGGCCGGCGCGACCGGCGAGCCGGTCGTCCGGGCCGGGACGACCAGCAGGGCGAGGACCCCGAGGGCGGCCAGCGCGACCGGGACGGCCGCCCGCGGCGTACCCCCGTGCATGTGATCTCCCCGTCGCTCCCCCGGAGGGTCAGTCGGCGGCGCCGCCCTCGGTCCCGACGGTAGCCGGGCCCTCGTGGCGGAGGGGGGAGAACCACACCCAGAGCACGGTGGTGGTGGCGCCGAGGGCGGCCACCCAGAGCGCTGGCCGGATGCCGATCGCGGTAGCCATCGCACCACCGGCGAGTGCACCGACCGCTTTGACGCCCTGGGTGACTGTCGCCAGCGACGTGTTGACCCGGCCGAGCAGCTCGCGCGGCGTATCGGTGATGACCAAGGCCCCGATGGTCACGTCGAAGAGCATGATCCCGACGCCGACGACGACCTCGTTGGCCGCCAGGATCGCGAGCACCAGCCAGCGCGGACCGTCGGCCAGCGGGAACGCGAGCATCCCGACCGAGAAGATCGCCGACGCCAGCAGGATGGTCCGGCCACGGCCCACCCGGGCCGACACCCGGGGCGCGACCAGGGCGCCGGCCAGCGACCCGAGCCCGCCCGCGACCGTGACCGCGGCGATCATCAGCGGGGTGAAGTCGTGCTCGCGGGTCAGGTAGACCACGAGCAGCGCGAAGATCATCAGCCCGAAGAAGTTGACCGACGCCGCGGTGAACGCGACAGCGCGCAGCTTGCCGTCGCGCAGCAGGTGGCCCATCCCCTCGCCGATCTCGGTGAGGAGCCGGCGGCGGGCGGGGGCGACGTGTCCGACCCGCTCCGGCGAGCGGACCTTGCCCACCAGCACGGCGGAGGCGAGGAACGACGCCGCATCGGCGAGCACCGCGACCGGCGCGGAGAGCACCTGCACCAGCGTGCCACCGAGTCCCGGCCCCGCCAGGGCCGCGCTCGCATCCGCGGCGCGCAGCCGCGAGCTCGCCTCGGTGACGTGCTCGTCCGGCACCACGTCCGGCAGGTGCGTGGAGAACGTCGGCCGGAAGGTCACCCGCGCGGCACCGACCAGCAGCTCGACGAGCACCAGGTGGGTCACCGTGAGGGCGTCGGCCCACCAGGCCACCGGGACGGTGACCAGCGCGGCGGCCGCGACCAGGTCGGCGCTGACCATCAGCGGCCGGCGCCGGCGCAGGCGGTCCACCCAGGCGCCGATGACCAGCGAGAAGCCCATGTACGGCGCAGTGCCCGCCGCGACCAGCAGGCCCATCTGCCAGGGGCTGGCCCCCAGCAGCACGGCGGCGGCCAGCGGCAGGGCGAGCACCGTCACCTCGCTGCCGAGGGAGGAGATGCCGTAGGAGGCGAACAGCAGTCGGAAGTCCCGGGAGCGCAGCGGGGACCGTGAGACGGGCGCGGCGGTCGGGTCCGGCAGGCGGGCAGGTGCGGTGGTGGTCATAGATGT
This window of the Actinomycetes bacterium genome carries:
- a CDS encoding glucuronylhydrolase — translated: MHGGTPRAAVPVALAALGVLALLVVPARTTGSPVAPAVPVAPVVRGAAVGATAGWATAVEASAEVRLRRARTLALQRLARTEAALPAGRFPTVAADGRWRTEGPWAGWLAGFHPGELWTAYELTGRPAWARLAVRRQRALAPRAADTAAHDLGFLLQTGFGRGVRLRGRTADAAVLDRAAASLAARWVPAAYALRSWDGPPGEVTVIVDSMVNLELLLAAADRASDPAAASWRATALAHAATVARLLVRPDGSTVHVARLDERTGEVRWAGTVQGLRDSSTWARGQSWAVHGFTTVWREGHDPAMLAAARATAGWALALLPADGVPAWDSAATSPRDASAAAVLSSGLLELARLDPDPGLRAAWTRAGRRILSALTGPAYLATGRATPALLRHVRHSPEHPDAGTSYADLYLLEAVQRDQLLGSPRPVLRVAGRRDPGPATRVLDLGRTRAVSGVSVRWADAVTDPGDAVPAVRFRVDTSVAGRRWVRGRSAVSSGGWSGFETYDVRDRPARLVRLTVLGSGVTTAVVDAVRVRGQST
- a CDS encoding sigma-70 family RNA polymerase sigma factor, whose translation is MVRLYLDEIGRSPLLDAASEVDLAQRIEAGLYARHLRDGLDTLGGRRAVKLQAARKVASSAELDRLAEDGELAKRAFIRANLRLVVSLARRYSRASMPLLDLIQEGNVGLVRAVEKFDYARGYKFSTYATWWIRQAIGRAIAEQSRTVRLPVHQVEKLSRLSRTRRDLGASLGRDATDAEVAEELGITVEAIADLDAISRTPASLDALVGEDGGTTLGDLVDAADPGPEDLVVDRATRGAVIDLVDRLTDREAEVIRCRYGMVPGPKQTYEQIAARLGVSRERVRQIEREALDHLRDWVAETA
- a CDS encoding MFS transporter, whose amino-acid sequence is MTTTAPARLPDPTAAPVSRSPLRSRDFRLLFASYGISSLGSEVTVLALPLAAAVLLGASPWQMGLLVAAGTAPYMGFSLVIGAWVDRLRRRRPLMVSADLVAAAALVTVPVAWWADALTVTHLVLVELLVGAARVTFRPTFSTHLPDVVPDEHVTEASSRLRAADASAALAGPGLGGTLVQVLSAPVAVLADAASFLASAVLVGKVRSPERVGHVAPARRRLLTEIGEGMGHLLRDGKLRAVAFTAASVNFFGLMIFALLVVYLTREHDFTPLMIAAVTVAGGLGSLAGALVAPRVSARVGRGRTILLASAIFSVGMLAFPLADGPRWLVLAILAANEVVVGVGIMLFDVTIGALVITDTPRELLGRVNTSLATVTQGVKAVGALAGGAMATAIGIRPALWVAALGATTTVLWVWFSPLRHEGPATVGTEGGAAD
- a CDS encoding peptidoglycan DD-metalloendopeptidase family protein, producing the protein MSRLLRPRREAGRRTARRRRPATAAAFAATALVLGLVPASVGHAADQPGPGDQTSGSGRTSGGEPSQADIDRVMDEVRDELAESSEAMVRAAADLRLADSALPGAQATADHARQLLAQARRRADAAARARGTAQVRLMLSSQTAEESAAHVAEQRAEIGRLARAAYQGGGSMGDMSMLLEARSPADFAERLVSLQTIVNSQRSMLDDLVDVQESFGSQTEDLEAVRDQLAAADARAQRELAAVTELEARARAAEDQVGRLVAAREAALAAAKAAQAEEDAAHARRDSVSSELSAELAARARAEAGPGGGRDGSTVPARAGTLSWPVRGRISSPFGMRVHPITGVYKLHTGTDLSAACGTPIRAARDGVVVAAGWNSAYGWRTVVSHGAVDGVLLTTTYNHQTRLGTTVGAKVGTGQVIGTVGSTGYSTGCHLHFELYVNASLVDPEPWLPAH
- a CDS encoding MFS transporter produces the protein MGEVRGLTLDEARGRWVLLATVLGSGMAFLDSTVVNVALPRIGEDLDAGIAGLQWTVNAYTLTLAALILLGGSLGDRFGRRRVFVLGVVWFAVASLGCALATDVVTLSVARAVQGAGGALLTPGSLAILQSSFRLEDRARAIGAWSGLAGTAGAAGPFVGGWLVEHAGWRWVFLLNLPLAVVVVLVTLRHVPESRDPAAARSLDLPGAALGAAGLGLLTFGLIAWQEQGPGSPAVVGGLLLGVAGMGLFGWREHAAREPMLPLDIFASPLFRSTNAVTFLVYGALGGVFLFLVLALQVVAGFSPIAAGAALLPVTLLMLALSARVGALSTRIGPRLPMTVGPALAGVAVLIMASFDEDVSYVAQVLPTASLFGLGLALTVAPLTATVLAAAPDRHAGLASGVNNAVARVAGLLAVASLPLVAGLDGEAYADPVLLLPAYRTAMTVCAGLLLAGAALAAATVRTPSAPSPAAGRGPTEPVAGHHHHHCAVGAPAMETCPHHGPVDPVDPVPGAPTIR